One Hypanus sabinus isolate sHypSab1 unplaced genomic scaffold, sHypSab1.hap1 scaffold_440, whole genome shotgun sequence genomic window carries:
- the LOC132388943 gene encoding gastrula zinc finger protein XlCGF26.1-like, with the protein MAHQRVHTGEKPFTCSDCGKGFTQSSTLLVHQRVHTGEKPFTCSDCGKRFTNLSNLQRHQRVHTGEKPFTCSECGKRYADSSTLLSHQRVHSGERPFTCSECGKRFTNLSILQRHQRVHTGEKPFTCSECGKRFNQLSHLQSHQRVHSGERPFTCSVCGKRFTHLSSLQRHQQVHTGERPFTCSVCRKRFTHLSSLQRHQRVHSGERPFTCSVCGKRFTNLSSLQKHQRVHSGERPFTCSECGKGFTHLSNLQRHQRVHTGERPFTCSVCGKGFTQLANLQNHLRVHTGEKPFTCSDCGKEFTHLSNLQRHQRVHTGERPFTCSECGKRYADSSTLLSHQRVHSGERPFTCSVCGKRFTHLSSLQRHQQVHTGERPFTCSVCRKRCKATTTAEGIHSEL; encoded by the exons atggctcaccagcgagttcacactggggagaagccattcacctgctcagactgtgggaaaggatttacacagtcatctaccctactggtacaccagcgagttcacactggggagaagccattcacctgctcagactgtgggaagagattcactaatttatccaacctacagagacatcagcgagttcacactggggagaagccgttcacctgctcagaatgtgggaagagatacgctgactcttccaccctactgagtcatcagcgagttcacagtggagagaggccgttcacctgctcagaatgtgggaagagattcactaatttatccatcctgcagagacaccagcgagttcacactggggagaagccgttcacctgctcagaatgtgggaagagattcaatcagttatcccacctacagagtcatcagcgagttcacagtggagagaggccgttcacctgctcagtctgtgggaagagattcactcatttatccagcctacagagacatcagcaagttcacactggggagaggccattcacctgctcagtctgtaggaagagattcactcatctatccagcctacagagacatcagcgagttcacagtggagagaggccgttcacctgctcagtctgtgggaagagattcactaatttatccagcctgcagaaacatcagcgagttcacagtggagagaggccattcacctgttcagaatgtgggaagggattcactcatttatccaacctacagagacatcagcgagttcacactggggagaggccgttcacctgctcagtctgtgggaagggattcactcagttagctaacctacagaatcacctgcgagttcacactggggagaagccgttcacctgctcagactgtgggaaggaattcactcatttatccaacctacagagacatcagcgagttcacactggggagaggccgttcacctgctcagaatgtgggaagagatacgctgactcttccaccctactgagtcatcagcgagttcacagtggagagaggccgttcacctgctcagtctgtgggaagagattcactcatttatccagcctacagagacatcagcaagttcacactggggagaggccgttcacctgctcagtctgtaggaagagat gtaaagcaacaacaacagctgaaggaattcatTCTGAACTTTAA